The proteins below are encoded in one region of Saccopteryx leptura isolate mSacLep1 chromosome 1, mSacLep1_pri_phased_curated, whole genome shotgun sequence:
- the CORO1B gene encoding coronin-1B — MSFRKVVRQSKFRHVFGQPIKNDQCYEDIRVSRVTWDSTFCAVNPKFLAVIVEASGGGAFLVLPLSKTGRIDKAYPTVCGHTGPVLDIDWCPHNDEVIASGSEDCTVMVWQIPENGLVSPLTEPVVVLEGHTKRVGIVTWHPTARNVLLSAGCDNVVLIWNVGTAEELYRLDSQHPDLIYNVSWNHNGSLFCSACKDKSVRIIDPRRGTLVAEREKAHEGARPMRAIFLADGKVFTTGFSRMSERQLALWDPENFEEPMALQELDSSNGALLPFYDPDTSVVYVCGKGDSSIRYFEITDEPPYIHFLNTFTSKEPQRGMGSMPKRGLEVSKCEIARFYKLHERKCEPIVMTVPRKSDLFQDDLYPDTAGPEAALEAEEWVSGRDADPILISLREAYVPSKQRDLKVSRRNVLSDSRPAVAPGSTRPGASTPAASTNTSSPSSGSLAGVGEAGKLEEVMQELRALRALVKEQGERIGRLEEQLGRMENGDV, encoded by the exons ATGTCCTTCCGAAAAGTGGTCCGGCAGAGCAAATTCCGGCACGTGTTCGGGCAGCCGATCAAGAATGACCAATGCTATGAGGACATTCGAGTGTCCCGTGTCACCTGGGACAGCACCTTCTGCGCAGTCAACCCTAAGTTCCTGGCGGTGATTGTGGAGGCCAGCGGTGGGGGCGCCTTCCTGGTGCTCCCCCTAAGCAAG ACGGGCCGCATTGACAAGGCCTACCCGACAGTGTGTGGACACACGGGACCTGTCCTGGACATTGACTGGTGTCCTCACAATGATGAAGTCATTGCCAGCGGCTCAGAGGACTGCACAGTCATG GTGTGGCAGATCCCAGAGAATGGGCTAGTGTCCCCACTGACAGAACCGGTGGTGGTGCTGGAAGGGCACACCAAGCGAGTGGGCATAGTTACCTGGCACCCGACGGCCCGCAACGTGCTGCTCAGCGCAG GCTGCGACAACGTGGTGCTCATCTGGAACGTGGGCACGGCGGAGGAGCTGTACCGCCTGGACAGCCAGCATCCCGACCTCATCTACAACGTCAGCTGGAACCACAACGGCAGCCTCTTCTGCTCCGCGTGCAAGGACAAGAGTGTGCGCATCATCGACCCCCGCCGGGGCACGCTGGTGGCA GAGCGGGAGAAGGCACATGAGGGGGCCCGGCCCATGCGGGCCATCTTCCTGGCGGATGGCAAGGTGTTCACCACAGGCTTCAGCCGCATGAGCGAGCGGCAGCTGGCGCTCTGGGACCCA GAAAACTTCGAAGAACCCATGGCCCTGCAGGAGCTGGACTCAAGCAACGGGGCCCTGTTGCCCTTTTATGACCCCGACACCAGTGTGGTCTACGTCTGTGGCAag GGCGACTCCAGCATCCGGTACTTTGAGATCACAGATGAGCCCCCCTACATTCACTTCCTGAACACGTTCACCAGCAAAGAGCCCCAGCGGGGCATGGGCAGCATGCCCAAGAGGGGCCTGGAGGTCAGCAAGTGTGAGATCGCCCG GTTCTACAAACTGCATGAGCGCAAGTGTGAGCCCATTGTCATGACTGTGCCAAGAAAG TCGGACCTCTTCCAGGACGATCTGTACCCAGACACAGCAGGGCCTGAGGCGGCCCTGGAGGCGGAGGAGTGGGTGAGCGGGCGGGATGCGGACCCCATCCTCATCTCCCTGCGGGAGGCCTACGTGCCCAGCAAACAGCGGGACCTAAAGGTCAGCCGGCGCAACGTGTTATCGGACAGCAGGCCTGCGGTGGCCCCTGGCTCCACTCGCCCGGGGGCCTCGACGCCCGCCGCCTCCACCAACACTAGCTCCCCCAGCAGCGGCAGCCTCGCGGGAGTC